One part of the Dermacentor andersoni chromosome 2, qqDerAnde1_hic_scaffold, whole genome shotgun sequence genome encodes these proteins:
- the LOC126540353 gene encoding centrosomal protein of 19 kDa-like, whose translation MTSSEIAIKSVGVRLNSPAIVVVYEMSSGTLHRRTMPVRGLFENSDVKSVAEALRDRHSAVLSSAPLVQVEKMLRILQENMKGHSLEECLAKVNEEFTVNPDEDLNKLDDETLQRKKDLMSLSFEKSRKKPGDPDFQYDVEEDFDVEGAIETSGWDSDKSGDFNF comes from the coding sequence ATGACATCGTCTGAAATCGCTATCAAGAGCGTCGGCGTGCGACTGAACAGCCCCGCCATCGTTGTCGTGTACGAAATGAGCAGCGGCACGCTTCACAGGAGGACGATGCCTGTGAGGGGCCTGTTCGAGAACTCGGACGTCAAAAGCGTAGCCGAAGCGCTGCGCGACCGGCATTCAGCGGTTCTAAGCAGCGCTCCTCTGGTACAAGTGGAGAAGATGTTGCGCATTCTGCAGGAAAACATGAAAGGGCATTCGTTGGAAGAGTGCCTGGCGAAAGTGAACGAAGAGTTCACGGTAAACCCCGACGAAGACCTTAACAAACTGGACGACGAGACGTTGCAGAGGAAGAAAGACCTGATGAGCTTATCTTTCGAGAAGAGTCGTAAGAAACCCGGCGACCCGGACTTTCAGTACGATGTTGAAGAAGATTTCGATGTCGAAGGCGCGATCGAGACGTCCGGTTGGGACTCCGACAAGAGCGGTgatttcaatttctga